The proteins below come from a single Thermus aquaticus genomic window:
- a CDS encoding type II toxin-antitoxin system RelE/ParE family toxin, with translation SAALGYRIEFDPRAAKELEGLDREVARRILRFLRERVAALEDPRSLGEPLRGPELGRFWKYRVGDYRLICHIRDREATVLVVRVGHRRDVYR, from the coding sequence GGAGCGCCGCCTTGGGCTACAGGATTGAGTTTGACCCTCGGGCCGCGAAGGAGCTGGAAGGGCTAGACCGGGAGGTGGCCCGCCGGATCCTTCGCTTTCTGCGGGAGCGCGTGGCCGCCTTGGAAGACCCCCGAAGCCTCGGGGAGCCCTTGCGAGGGCCGGAGCTGGGCAGGTTTTGGAAGTACCGGGTGGGGGACTATCGCCTGATCTGCCACATCCGGGATCGGGAGGCCACCGTCTTGGTGGTCCGGGTGGGCCATCGGCGGGACGTTTACCGCTGA